In Paludibaculum fermentans, the genomic stretch TTCGTTTCGCGGCGGAAGTCCACCGGCGCGCCGCTGCGGACGCGCATGGCCGCGGAGAAGACGCTGTTGTCGACCACCGTGGCTCGAATATCGAATTTCTTGTGGACTCGTTCCTGGAGGAGAGACGGCGTGGTGTCGACACTGTCCCGATGACCGGACGGCAAGGGCCGAAACTCGACCGCGTAGGGAGCGGAGAAGTTTTCAGTGGTGAGTTCATGGGCGTGGACGAACTCTCCGCTGACCTTGGCGAGCGCGGCATTCGAGATCGGCTTGATGATGCAGTCGTGGTTGTGGGCCGCGTGGAATTCCAGAAGCTTCGAGTAGTCTGAGCTGACGATGCAAGGGGGGACGCTCAAGCCCGCGGCGATGGCCTGCTGGGCTTGGAGGATGCGGCAATCGGCGCGCGCCTCGACCCAGGGATCGTTGATCCACAGTGATGAGTCCAACATGCGCAAAGGCGCCAGGAACGCGGCCAGTTCTTCGGATCTGGAGAAATAGGCGAGGGGGTTGGCATCAGACGGCGTCAGGCCATCGATGGCGAAGCGGCAGAGCACTCCTGTGATGTCGGCTGACGACAGTGTTTCGCCGGATGGGAACTCGTACACGGCGCGAGTTCCCGTCCCGGTTTCAATATGTACGTTCGCTGGAAGACAGTGATCGACGGTGGGATCGACCCTGACGACCCGGACACCTTTTTCGCTCAACCGGTAGACGACGCTGTCCGCATGAAGATCGCTCTCGAGCGCGACGAGCAAGACCGCTGAGGAGTCCATTTAGCGACCGGCGCGCTTGTCGGTTTTGCCCGGCACAATGGTGGACGACTTGTATTTCCCGCTCGGGGTGTAGCCGGCGGGAATGGTGTGACCGGGGGTATAGCAGGAGGTTGGCGGGCTGCTGCTGCGGGCGAGATGCAGCGGCAAGCCGTCGACACCGACATTCAACTGCCTCTCGCTGCTGTACTCTTCGTGGTCACTGTTCGTCGGACCAGTTTGAGATATGGGATAGGGCTGAAGAAAGAACGCGATGAGTGGTTGTTGGTTTTCCATACTGGATGAATTCATTTCTGTGTTGCCTTTCGAAGTAGCTTGCGGCTCAGCTTCCAGACAACACCGTCAACAGTACCATCGTCCGCATTCCAGACGAAGATTAGGGCCGTTTTGTCCTTTGTTTCCTGCGATGACGGGCCGGTTCGGGCACCCACCAACGGAGGGGTATGGGGCGAGGTGAAATGTCGCTCACAACGTCGCTGCCACCCCAGACATAGCGACCGGTGCGTCCCGAGAGTTTCCAGCCTTTCGGTGGATTGCCCAGTGGTGCAGCGTAGATTATTTCGCGTCCAAACAAGCGTGCGCGCATCACCCGCAGTAGCGGCTCGCCCTGGGGGCTGCCCTGCAGGAGCCCAGCCGGGTCGTCTACCAGGACGAACGCCCGGCTGTGGCTGACGGCCGTGATGATCCTGCCTGCAAGAGGGAGTTCGATTTCCTCAGCCGGACTGACCAGGAGACCTATGCCCTCCAGTGGATTGTCGATGGACTGGTCCCAGGCCAGATAGACCCTGTAGCGCTTCGGCTTCCTCATCGGATTTCTGGATTCCCTTGCCGGCCGTTCTGGCCGCGGACAGACAGTGATCGGACGAAAGCCGCGAGGCCATTAGGTGGCGAAGGGCCCATGGAGCGGATGCGCTATCGCCTCAGGCTTCGCGGGATCAGATCAGTAGGAGGCTTGCGACGGCGGGGTTTATATCGCGTGCGGAAAGAATCCTGCCCTACAAGAGGCTGGATGCGATTATTTGGTCGGCCGCGAGCCGGTGATCAGGATGTCCACCAGCCTTTGGGCACTCTG encodes the following:
- a CDS encoding ATP-grasp domain-containing protein codes for the protein MDSSAVLLVALESDLHADSVVYRLSEKGVRVVRVDPTVDHCLPANVHIETGTGTRAVYEFPSGETLSSADITGVLCRFAIDGLTPSDANPLAYFSRSEELAAFLAPLRMLDSSLWINDPWVEARADCRILQAQQAIAAGLSVPPCIVSSDYSKLLEFHAAHNHDCIIKPISNAALAKVSGEFVHAHELTTENFSAPYAVEFRPLPSGHRDSVDTTPSLLQERVHKKFDIRATVVDNSVFSAAMRVRSGAPVDFRRETNFRAEPFPLPPAIQASLVTLVASLGLRYASCDLTVDENDEIRFLESNVSGNWLWTELDAALPISAAIAAALIQTQGRPC